One part of the Candidatus Polarisedimenticolia bacterium genome encodes these proteins:
- a CDS encoding deoxyhypusine synthase family protein, with product MKEKSRYLRGPKIYPDPVSPGMTVDEIVDKAFLAYNAGRLQNACRLFVEKMLEPDVVVGMSLSGAMTPAGVGRSTVIPMIQTGFIDWVISTGANLY from the coding sequence ATGAAAGAGAAAAGCCGTTACCTCCGAGGCCCCAAGATTTATCCCGATCCCGTCAGCCCTGGGATGACGGTCGACGAGATCGTGGACAAGGCTTTCCTCGCGTACAACGCCGGAAGACTGCAGAACGCCTGCCGCCTCTTCGTTGAAAAGATGCTCGAGCCCGACGTCGTCGTCGGGATGTCGCTTTCCGGCGCCATGACCCCGGCCGGGGTCGGCCGCAGCACCGTCATCCCCATGATCCAGACGGGCTTCATCGACTGGGTCATCTCCACCGGCGCCAACCTCTATCA